In Agarivorans gilvus, one genomic interval encodes:
- a CDS encoding sigma-54 dependent transcriptional regulator, producing the protein MQASKRVLVCESDAERAKQLETVLGFIGQPSESCQIDCLAEQDSVDKVVVISKQLDDDVAALISQFPQYPFLSVGEGESLADLPNLIGHLEQPFSYEQLTQLLHHCDAYLTHLPGKTTPARSERLRQNLIGKGIAIQEIRHLIEQVAGKEANVLILGESGTGKEVVAKAIHDHSARCEGPFVPINCGAIPPDLLESELFGHEKGAFTGAFAMRKGRFELAEGGTLFLDEIGDMPMPMQVKLLRVLQERQFERVGGSKPIHADVRVVAATHRHLERMIEQEKFREDLYYRLNVFPIEMPSLRERQDDIPLLLQELVNRHEEEHAAVVRFTQRAVESLMQHQWPGNVRELSNLVERLLILHPNQIVDVHDLPPKYRHIDAEAYEPNYSPELAERDALLAIFNDEDASVFSDPSPEGLFDDAEQSDLAEDDGWGAVQQLPDEGVNLKELLAELEVDLIKQALDQQDGVVARAAEQLGMRRTTLVEKMRKYGLSKEG; encoded by the coding sequence ATGCAGGCATCCAAACGCGTTTTGGTTTGCGAAAGCGACGCAGAGAGAGCTAAGCAACTTGAAACGGTGCTCGGGTTTATTGGTCAGCCTAGTGAAAGCTGCCAAATTGATTGTTTGGCCGAGCAAGATAGTGTCGACAAAGTGGTGGTGATTAGCAAGCAGCTCGATGATGATGTCGCCGCACTTATCTCCCAGTTTCCTCAGTATCCTTTTCTCAGTGTTGGAGAGGGAGAATCTCTCGCTGATTTACCGAATTTAATCGGCCATTTAGAACAGCCTTTTAGTTACGAACAACTCACTCAATTACTTCACCACTGTGATGCCTATCTTACTCATCTTCCTGGAAAAACGACTCCTGCGAGAAGCGAGCGCTTACGTCAAAATTTAATTGGTAAAGGCATCGCTATTCAGGAAATTCGCCATTTAATTGAACAGGTGGCGGGCAAAGAAGCGAACGTACTCATTCTAGGTGAGTCGGGTACAGGTAAAGAAGTGGTAGCGAAAGCCATTCATGACCATTCGGCTCGTTGTGAAGGCCCCTTTGTGCCGATTAACTGTGGCGCAATTCCACCAGATCTGCTGGAAAGTGAGCTGTTTGGTCATGAAAAAGGCGCATTTACTGGCGCCTTTGCTATGCGTAAAGGCCGTTTTGAGCTAGCTGAAGGCGGCACCTTATTTTTAGACGAAATTGGTGACATGCCAATGCCAATGCAGGTTAAGCTACTGCGGGTGCTACAAGAGCGTCAGTTTGAACGGGTGGGCGGCAGTAAGCCTATTCATGCTGATGTGCGGGTGGTCGCGGCTACCCACCGTCACTTGGAGCGAATGATTGAACAAGAGAAATTTCGCGAAGACTTATATTACCGCTTAAATGTGTTCCCTATTGAGATGCCGTCTCTACGCGAGCGCCAAGACGATATTCCGCTGCTGTTGCAAGAGTTGGTTAATCGCCACGAAGAAGAACACGCGGCGGTGGTGCGCTTTACTCAGCGAGCCGTTGAGTCTTTAATGCAACACCAATGGCCGGGTAATGTGCGTGAGCTATCCAACTTAGTTGAACGCTTATTGATCTTACATCCTAATCAAATTGTTGATGTGCATGATTTGCCGCCTAAATATCGCCATATTGATGCTGAAGCTTATGAGCCTAATTACAGCCCTGAGCTAGCCGAGCGCGATGCCTTATTAGCCATTTTTAACGATGAAGATGCCTCGGTATTTTCTGATCCAAGTCCTGAAGGCTTGTTTGATGATGCAGAGCAGAGTGACCTGGCCGAAGATGATGGTTGGGGCGCGGTGCAGCAATTGCCCGATGAAGGCGTCAACTTAAAAGAATTGTTGGCGGAACTCGAAGTCGACCTGATTAAACAAGCCCTCGATCAGCAAGACGGTGTAGTGGCGCGAGCCGCTGAACAACTTGGAATGCGCCGGACTACGCTGGTGGAAAAAATGCGTAAATACGGTTTGAGTAAAGAAGGTTAG
- the pseB gene encoding UDP-N-acetylglucosamine 4,6-dehydratase (inverting), translating into MFDNKSILITGGTGSFGKKYTKTILERYKPKRLIIYSRDELKQFEMQQVFDAPCMRYFIGDVRDAERLTQAMNGVDYVIHAAALKQVPAAEYNPMECIKTNVYGAENVIKAAIANNVKKVIALSTDKAAAPINLYGATKLASDKLFVAANNMVGQGQTRFAVVRYGNVVGSRGSVVPFFKRLIDNGTDHLPITHEEMTRFWITLQQGVDFVLKNFTRMHGGEIFIPKIPSVRIVDLAKAYAPELPIKIVGIRPGEKLHEIMCPSDDSHLTLEFEDHFVICPSIKFFNGEHDYGINQINEQGHPVAAGYEYHSGTNPEFLNTQQILEFDKHSVL; encoded by the coding sequence ATGTTTGATAATAAATCGATTTTGATTACCGGCGGAACAGGCTCTTTCGGCAAAAAATACACTAAAACGATTCTCGAACGTTATAAACCCAAACGTTTAATCATATATTCACGTGACGAGCTAAAACAATTCGAGATGCAACAGGTATTTGATGCTCCTTGCATGCGCTATTTTATCGGCGATGTACGTGATGCTGAACGCCTAACCCAGGCAATGAATGGCGTGGATTACGTCATCCACGCAGCGGCGTTAAAACAAGTTCCTGCGGCAGAATACAATCCCATGGAATGTATCAAAACCAATGTCTATGGCGCAGAAAACGTCATTAAGGCGGCCATTGCCAATAACGTTAAAAAGGTTATTGCTCTTAGTACCGATAAAGCGGCTGCTCCAATTAATCTTTATGGCGCTACAAAACTAGCCTCAGATAAACTTTTTGTAGCAGCGAATAATATGGTCGGTCAAGGACAAACCCGTTTTGCAGTGGTTCGTTATGGTAATGTTGTAGGCTCACGCGGCTCTGTGGTCCCCTTCTTTAAACGCTTAATCGACAATGGTACAGACCATCTCCCTATTACTCATGAAGAGATGACTCGGTTTTGGATTACCCTGCAACAAGGGGTGGATTTTGTACTGAAAAACTTTACCCGTATGCATGGCGGGGAAATTTTTATTCCTAAAATCCCATCGGTTCGTATTGTCGATTTAGCTAAAGCCTACGCTCCTGAGCTGCCCATTAAGATCGTGGGTATTCGCCCCGGCGAAAAACTACATGAAATAATGTGTCCAAGTGATGACTCTCACTTGACCCTAGAGTTCGAAGATCATTTCGTTATTTGCCCCAGCATTAAGTTCTTCAATGGCGAGCATGACTATGGCATTAACCAAATTAACGAACAGGGACATCCAGTTGCCGCAGGCTATGAGTATCATTCAGGAACCAACCCTGAATTTTTGAATACCCAGCAAATATTAGAATTTGATAAGCACTCAGTACTATGA